The genomic interval CTGATCATCTCAAGCATATGATTGGATGCATTCGTTATGATCTGCATATGCTGCATAGATTGCTCATTCGATTCAGGCAGCAGATTTCTTAAATTTTCCGTACTGATGGCTATTTTTCCTATTTCATTTTTTATCGTATGATTAAGCATCGTAGTTCCAGTGCTAACTGCTCGCATCGTACTTTCCATTGGATCATGCTCAAAGCGGAGTTTAACACCAAGAACACCATACATGAAGGTACATAACAGCGCGACCGACAACGAATAAATCATAAAGACTGATATATAATTAAAAAATTCAAAATCCGGTGTAATCACCTTTGCCACATATATGAAGATTAGAACAGCCAGCAGTGTTGGAACCATTATGATTGTGGTGATAAAGCGGCTTCGCTTTATCCTTGCATCACGCTCTTTCCAAAAGGATGCGACTAATAAATAACAGGAAATTAAATAATAAGGCGCGCTCCATAGCAGCAAAAGGTTAAAAAACCATTGCACATCAGAAGAAATCATAACAAATAAAGCCATCAACAAAATCGGAATGGAAAGATAAAATTTCAGTTTTTTTCTCATTCGGTTATGGTCTAGAACAGACGCATAGAGTAGGCAGAATACAAAAACAGCATAAGGCGTGAATGTATAATTAAGAAATTGCAATAGATCAGTTATTATGAATAATCCATTGTCTATTAAGACTTCTGAGAGTCCGCCAATTGAAGCGCTGAACAAAAATAAAGCAGCCCAGCGATTCGATTCGCTCCTGCGATTATTTAAGATGACAATTACGGCTGCCGTAAATAATGCGACAAAATAAAACAGCATATAGGGTACCATCCTGTCATTGTTTGTATGTCTATCCTACCATATTTTTAGTCGAACGATTCCGCTGTGCAATAAAAAAATCCCGATCCAGCTCTAACGAGAGGATTGGGATTTTTTTGAATAAACATTTTAGTAGTCCGATTTCGGCTTACGTGGCTGAGGTTTCGGCTTATTCTGAACGGCTGGCAAATGCCTCATGCTTCTGAGCATTGGTCCTTTGCAGATCGGACAAGTTTGCTCCGTTGCAGCAAACTCATCTCTAACCCATGCCTTGCAGTCCGGATTTTTACATTTGAAAATTTTGGTCGCCTTTAATTTCGGTTTTTCTTCT from Paenibacillus sp. FSL K6-3182 carries:
- a CDS encoding cold-inducible protein YdjO-related protein, with product MATSEEEKPKLKATKIFKCKNPDCKAWVRDEFAATEQTCPICKGPMLRSMRHLPAVQNKPKPQPRKPKSDY
- a CDS encoding ATP-binding protein, whose translation is MLFYFVALFTAAVIVILNNRRSESNRWAALFLFSASIGGLSEVLIDNGLFIITDLLQFLNYTFTPYAVFVFCLLYASVLDHNRMRKKLKFYLSIPILLMALFVMISSDVQWFFNLLLLWSAPYYLISCYLLVASFWKERDARIKRSRFITTIIMVPTLLAVLIFIYVAKVITPDFEFFNYISVFMIYSLSVALLCTFMYGVLGVKLRFEHDPMESTMRAVSTGTTMLNHTIKNEIGKIAISTENLRNLLPESNEQSMQHMQIITNASNHMLEMISRIHSQIKDITLKEQPVQLDQLIEKVLFQHEGLMQNKGISLTAKYELRPVIQCDPIHISEAFGNLLMNASDAMPNGGAIEVRLAAYKNGAALSVQDSGMGISEEKLSQVFDPFYSSGKSGRNFGLGLSYVYNVMQKSGAKVILTSQEGVGTRAALIWPLKKILK